A stretch of Sinorhizobium meliloti DNA encodes these proteins:
- a CDS encoding kinesin, producing MATKKTNESIDEKAFQALEAALKIDFDDLKSALNDETSLEEPVPENVSETARQAAGSGEARAARAQQEAPKPARGAEAPRSFASEMAPKQPPLAPANDDTRKSPAAMLRSLEVRSSRAAIRVAAIISLVWTVAGLGVAHLLYAPGIWQIRSLGDLAAMPGAIGILLGIALPVMLFFSFAIMIARAQELRSAARSMAEVAMRLAEPETNAADRVMTVGQAVRREVSAMNEGIERTIARATELEALVHSEVSALERSYSENELRVRTLVQELGLEREAIIGHSDRIRTAIAGAHTKLKDDLETASEDIASRIAVSGEAFASLIDTRAAALTDKSDHALENLSTMLTTRTDALLSGLTTAGVALSNEFDARLDALSDNLTQRGEQLLSQFETRASTLDANTEKLNAALNERARQLNETLIARTRDLNESLRIGQQAISGGLDDVLSSLNSALDEKGASFRQSLKSSADDAIMDLDLRGGFFEEKLQTTVGQLASAFDERFHEFASAFDKRASQLDTKLMESLHRINETVSGGSEAIGGALDSSVDKINSALSEQSLTLATALGATQDFIEETIGSRTSELSSLIGNAHNRIESVLSDKTGSLMGALTEAQERIENGFGQRADALANALTTSERSLTDGLDSRTSAFIEGLQSAHARIEQTLTGSTDEITSAIAASQHRLDNTLSERTAALSTALTSGASVIESAVGGTADRLERVLSERGQTITDALSTQTAALDGVLAERATQINSTMSARASEMADSLSRHAEDVADSLTFRAMAVAETMTDRVGEIENKLSQSVSEVAENLGGRVSLIADTLTDTSARIAEDLSSRVGKISETLAGTSAEIAEALTARTSEATASLAGKAAEIEQTLTGRASHLRDTLTTTHDQIRSTLDDRITAINLAVGQGREQLEELLSDQSMAMATTLATSASMLEMSLEERQASIAGAIERSTEALAARTSEATASLADKATEIDRTLSGKAAQLRDTLATTHEQLRTTLDDRINTINLSVGQGRERLEELLSDQSIAMATTLATSASMLEMSLEERQASIAGAIDRSAEALDSRMRSTTGEIAERLAETADQISLAADTLTNRVDISISGVNSRLDETGARIETSLGSLEERIRGSVGDVDAILGETGSRIETSLGSLEERIRGSVGDVDAILGDTGARIETSLGSLEERIRDSVGSVNAIVDNAGQRIADSLGERAGEIDRISEAAATRISTAIETGTGRIEERLGTMDRALNIGLENVNRTIEGKAAALVTSLRGAVSDATQEIDAEAARSAGLLSKAGADFAGALAASNAEFASSIEQTASATAARHADLARSVAEAADTATARLASTNSQIATHAKSIQQSLTEAEKALDARGQSIRSTLDESTRELNSMLAGRSMELSRLLDEQARPVIEQYAATGKEAAERIASLTQESADRLRAENAALINAITERTGETLDAISLRAEETAKAMKMVENRLQSTAMGLIDQLASSNSAIATVIDQASGNLGDMDQRLEATAAKVSETARQASDMLSTSTRLIEGKVDKLSDISSSTLSQIGGIVGRFEDHSKVLGQASDLLAAAQSNLVSTLEERQDALRTLSVGLVQRSEEIERTMRALEGFVDGAFQRAEERSGQVAGNLRSGIQSSFSDVGRLLSNTEQRATEAAEALRDTLVKASDEAAASVEGVFSQAEERSRQIADRLRSGVETSFADANKTLSQVEGRALSASEALRQVMAKTGEEAGQALEGAFASVEERAKDAASRLRGTIGASVSDVERMLAESGKKSDGVAAQLREAVRQAIEDAIGRFNGATDDIRRSAGEIRKELDMTREELKRGAFDLPEEAKENAALMRRAVGEQIKALQELSEIIGKSSSQLEVAQPVRQQEAPAAPAARVVAPQAAAPQVAAPQPAAPQPAPNAALRGSLGIEQATRPLQPARPPATEERAEEGGGWMRDLLRAASREEEPAAARPRSAESQPVAKAGDSRNPRHVVESLNSLSVDIARAIDHDASVELWRRYQRGERDVFTRRLYTLKGQQTFDEIKRKYDREPEFRTAVDRYIADFEKLLADVARNDPDKRITQTYLTSDTGKVYTMLAHAAGRFS from the coding sequence ATGGCGACGAAGAAGACCAACGAGTCGATCGACGAAAAGGCATTCCAGGCGCTGGAAGCTGCCCTGAAGATCGACTTTGACGACCTGAAGTCGGCCTTGAACGACGAGACTTCCCTGGAGGAGCCGGTGCCGGAAAATGTGTCCGAGACCGCCCGGCAGGCCGCCGGATCCGGTGAGGCCCGCGCCGCACGAGCGCAACAGGAAGCTCCCAAGCCCGCGCGCGGCGCGGAAGCACCGCGCAGTTTTGCGAGCGAGATGGCGCCGAAACAGCCTCCCCTGGCGCCCGCCAACGACGACACGCGCAAATCTCCAGCCGCCATGCTGCGTTCGCTGGAGGTTCGCTCGAGCCGCGCGGCAATCCGGGTCGCTGCCATCATTTCACTGGTCTGGACGGTTGCCGGGCTTGGCGTCGCCCACCTTCTTTATGCGCCCGGGATCTGGCAGATCCGCTCTCTCGGCGATCTCGCGGCCATGCCTGGAGCAATCGGCATCCTGCTCGGCATCGCCCTGCCCGTCATGCTCTTCTTCTCCTTCGCGATCATGATCGCGCGTGCTCAGGAACTGCGCAGCGCCGCGCGTTCGATGGCCGAGGTTGCGATGCGCCTCGCCGAGCCGGAAACCAATGCCGCCGACCGCGTCATGACGGTCGGCCAGGCCGTGCGCCGCGAAGTCTCGGCGATGAACGAGGGCATAGAGCGCACCATCGCCCGGGCAACCGAGCTCGAAGCGCTCGTGCATTCGGAAGTCAGCGCACTCGAACGCAGCTACAGCGAAAACGAACTGCGTGTCCGCACGCTCGTCCAGGAGCTTGGTCTCGAACGCGAAGCGATCATCGGCCATTCGGATCGGATCCGCACGGCGATCGCTGGCGCGCATACCAAGCTGAAGGACGACCTCGAAACGGCAAGCGAGGACATTGCGTCGCGCATCGCCGTCTCCGGCGAGGCCTTCGCTTCGCTCATCGATACCCGGGCCGCGGCACTTACCGACAAATCGGACCATGCGCTCGAAAATCTGAGCACCATGCTGACCACCCGGACCGACGCGTTGCTTTCGGGCCTGACGACCGCCGGAGTGGCGCTCAGCAACGAATTCGACGCGCGTCTCGATGCACTCAGCGATAACCTGACGCAGCGTGGCGAGCAGTTGCTCAGCCAATTCGAAACCCGTGCCTCGACGCTCGACGCCAATACCGAGAAGCTCAACGCCGCCCTGAACGAACGCGCCCGTCAGCTCAACGAGACGCTGATCGCCCGGACGCGCGATCTCAATGAGAGCCTCAGGATAGGCCAGCAGGCGATTTCCGGCGGCCTCGACGACGTGCTTTCCTCGCTCAACTCGGCCCTTGACGAAAAGGGAGCGAGCTTCCGCCAAAGCCTCAAGTCGAGCGCCGACGACGCCATCATGGATCTCGATCTGCGCGGCGGCTTTTTCGAGGAAAAGCTGCAGACGACGGTCGGCCAATTGGCAAGCGCCTTCGACGAACGCTTCCACGAATTTGCAAGCGCCTTCGACAAGCGGGCGAGCCAGCTCGACACCAAGCTCATGGAAAGCCTCCACCGGATCAACGAGACCGTTTCCGGCGGCTCGGAGGCCATCGGCGGCGCCCTTGACAGCAGTGTGGACAAGATCAATTCGGCGCTTTCCGAGCAGTCGCTCACCCTGGCAACGGCGCTCGGCGCGACGCAGGACTTCATCGAGGAGACGATCGGCAGCCGCACCTCCGAGCTCAGCAGCCTGATCGGCAACGCGCACAACCGCATCGAGAGCGTACTTTCGGACAAGACCGGTTCGCTGATGGGCGCCCTGACCGAAGCGCAGGAGCGCATCGAAAACGGCTTCGGCCAGCGCGCCGATGCGCTTGCCAACGCGCTGACGACGAGCGAACGAAGCCTGACGGACGGACTCGACTCCCGTACGTCCGCCTTCATCGAGGGCCTGCAGTCTGCTCATGCCCGCATCGAGCAGACCCTTACCGGCTCCACCGACGAGATCACGAGCGCGATCGCCGCGAGCCAGCATCGCCTCGACAACACGCTTTCGGAGCGTACGGCTGCACTGTCGACCGCCCTCACCTCCGGAGCAAGCGTCATTGAAAGTGCCGTCGGCGGCACCGCAGACCGGCTGGAGCGCGTCCTCTCAGAGCGCGGCCAGACGATTACCGACGCGCTGTCCACCCAGACCGCAGCGCTCGACGGCGTGCTCGCCGAACGCGCGACGCAGATCAACTCCACCATGTCGGCCCGCGCCAGCGAAATGGCTGACTCGCTCAGCCGTCATGCAGAGGACGTCGCAGACAGCCTGACTTTCCGCGCTATGGCGGTCGCCGAGACCATGACCGACCGCGTCGGCGAGATCGAGAACAAGCTTTCGCAGAGCGTCTCCGAAGTCGCCGAAAACCTGGGCGGTCGCGTCAGCCTGATCGCCGATACGCTCACCGATACCAGCGCCCGCATCGCCGAGGACCTGAGCAGCCGCGTCGGAAAGATTTCCGAGACGCTGGCCGGCACCAGCGCCGAGATTGCGGAGGCGCTTACCGCCCGCACGTCGGAAGCAACGGCTTCGCTTGCAGGAAAAGCGGCCGAGATCGAACAGACGCTCACCGGCAGGGCCTCACACCTGCGCGATACGCTGACGACGACGCACGACCAGATCCGCTCGACGCTCGACGACCGGATCACCGCGATCAACCTTGCCGTCGGCCAGGGCCGCGAGCAGCTGGAAGAGCTGCTCTCGGATCAGTCGATGGCGATGGCGACGACGCTGGCGACCAGCGCCAGCATGCTTGAAATGTCGTTGGAAGAGCGCCAGGCCTCGATTGCCGGAGCGATCGAGCGCAGCACCGAGGCGCTCGCCGCCCGCACGTCGGAAGCAACCGCGTCGCTTGCCGACAAGGCGACCGAGATCGATCGGACGCTCTCCGGCAAGGCCGCGCAACTGCGCGACACGCTGGCGACGACCCATGAGCAATTGCGCACGACACTTGACGATCGGATCAACACCATCAACCTGTCGGTTGGCCAGGGACGCGAGCGGCTCGAAGAGTTGCTGTCCGACCAGTCGATAGCGATGGCCACCACTCTGGCGACCAGCGCCAGCATGCTCGAAATGTCGCTCGAGGAGCGCCAGGCATCGATCGCCGGAGCGATCGATCGCAGCGCCGAGGCGCTCGACTCCCGCATGCGCTCGACGACGGGCGAGATTGCCGAACGCCTGGCCGAAACAGCCGATCAGATCAGTCTGGCGGCCGACACGCTCACCAACCGCGTCGACATTTCGATCAGCGGCGTCAATAGCCGCCTCGACGAAACCGGCGCTCGCATCGAGACAAGCCTCGGTTCGCTCGAAGAACGCATCCGCGGCAGCGTCGGCGACGTCGACGCCATTCTCGGCGAAACCGGCTCCCGCATCGAAACGAGCCTCGGTTCGCTCGAAGAGCGCATCCGCGGCAGCGTCGGTGACGTCGACGCCATTCTCGGTGATACCGGCGCCCGCATCGAAACGAGCCTCGGCTCCCTGGAAGAGCGCATCCGCGACAGCGTCGGCAGCGTCAATGCCATCGTCGACAATGCCGGACAGCGGATCGCCGACAGTCTCGGTGAGCGCGCAGGCGAGATCGACCGGATCAGCGAGGCTGCGGCAACGCGGATATCGACTGCCATCGAAACCGGCACGGGCCGGATCGAGGAGCGGCTCGGCACGATGGACCGGGCCCTCAATATCGGCCTCGAAAACGTAAACCGCACGATCGAGGGGAAGGCCGCCGCGCTCGTCACCAGCCTGCGTGGTGCCGTCAGCGACGCCACCCAGGAGATCGACGCGGAAGCCGCCCGGTCGGCGGGGCTCCTGTCCAAGGCGGGCGCGGATTTCGCCGGCGCGCTCGCGGCGAGCAACGCCGAATTTGCATCGTCGATCGAACAAACCGCATCGGCCACGGCCGCACGCCACGCCGATCTCGCCCGCTCGGTCGCGGAGGCCGCGGACACGGCGACCGCCCGACTGGCCTCGACCAACAGCCAGATCGCGACCCATGCCAAGAGCATTCAGCAGAGCCTGACCGAGGCGGAGAAAGCGCTCGATGCGCGCGGTCAGTCCATCCGCAGCACGCTCGACGAAAGCACCCGCGAACTCAACTCGATGCTCGCCGGGCGCTCGATGGAATTGTCGCGTCTTCTCGACGAGCAGGCTCGCCCGGTTATCGAACAATATGCCGCTACCGGCAAGGAGGCGGCCGAGCGCATCGCTTCCCTCACCCAGGAAAGCGCCGACCGCCTGCGTGCCGAAAACGCCGCGCTCATCAACGCCATCACCGAACGGACCGGCGAGACGCTCGACGCCATCTCGTTGCGTGCCGAAGAGACCGCCAAGGCGATGAAGATGGTCGAGAACCGGCTGCAATCGACGGCCATGGGCCTGATCGACCAGCTTGCGTCAAGCAATTCGGCGATCGCCACGGTCATCGACCAGGCGAGCGGCAATCTCGGAGATATGGACCAGCGGCTCGAGGCGACCGCCGCAAAGGTCTCGGAGACCGCGCGGCAAGCCTCCGACATGCTCTCCACCTCGACCCGCCTGATCGAAGGCAAAGTCGACAAGCTGTCGGACATTTCCTCCTCGACATTGTCGCAGATCGGCGGCATCGTCGGCCGCTTCGAAGACCATTCGAAGGTTCTCGGACAGGCTTCCGACCTCCTCGCCGCCGCCCAGTCGAACCTGGTCAGCACGCTCGAAGAGCGCCAGGACGCTCTCCGGACGCTGTCTGTCGGCCTCGTCCAGCGTTCGGAGGAGATCGAGCGGACCATGCGGGCACTCGAGGGCTTCGTCGACGGCGCGTTCCAGCGCGCCGAGGAACGCTCCGGCCAGGTTGCCGGCAATCTGCGCAGTGGCATCCAATCCTCCTTCTCCGATGTGGGCCGACTGCTGTCGAACACCGAACAGCGGGCAACCGAGGCTGCCGAAGCCCTGCGCGATACGCTTGTGAAGGCGAGCGATGAAGCTGCCGCTTCGGTCGAAGGGGTCTTCTCGCAGGCCGAAGAACGCTCACGCCAGATCGCCGACAGGCTGCGCTCCGGCGTCGAAACGTCCTTCGCCGACGCAAACAAGACGCTTTCGCAGGTGGAGGGACGTGCACTCAGCGCGTCCGAGGCCCTGCGTCAGGTCATGGCAAAGACCGGCGAGGAAGCCGGCCAGGCGCTCGAAGGAGCGTTCGCCTCCGTGGAAGAGCGTGCCAAGGACGCCGCGTCGCGGCTGCGCGGCACTATCGGTGCCTCGGTTTCCGACGTCGAGCGCATGCTGGCGGAGAGCGGCAAGAAGTCCGACGGCGTCGCGGCGCAGCTGCGCGAAGCAGTCCGCCAGGCGATCGAAGATGCGATCGGCCGTTTCAACGGCGCAACCGACGACATCCGTCGTTCCGCCGGCGAAATCCGCAAGGAACTCGACATGACCCGCGAAGAATTGAAGCGCGGTGCTTTCGACCTTCCGGAAGAGGCCAAGGAAAATGCCGCGCTGATGCGGCGCGCCGTCGGCGAGCAGATCAAGGCGCTGCAGGAATTGTCCGAGATCATCGGCAAGTCGTCCTCGCAGCTCGAAGTCGCCCAGCCGGTTCGCCAGCAGGAAGCCCCCGCTGCCCCGGCCGCCCGCGTAGTCGCCCCACAAGCCGCCGCACCGCAAGTCGCCGCGCCGCAGCCTGCCGCACCTCAGCCGGCCCCGAATGCCGCTCTGCGCGGAAGCCTGGGCATAGAGCAGGCCACCCGTCCGCTGCAGCCTGCCCGGCCGCCGGCAACGGAGGAACGTGCCGAAGAAGGCGGCGGCTGGATGCGCGATCTCCTGCGCGCCGCGTCCCGCGAGGAAGAGCCCGCAGCAGCACGGCCGCGATCGGCAGAAAGCCAGCCGGTCGCAAAGGCCGGGGACAGCCGCAACCCCCGCCATGTGGTCGAGTCGCTGAATTCGCTCTCGGTGGACATTGCGCGTGCGATCGACCACGACGCTTCCGTCGAGCTTTGGCGGCGCTATCAGCGCGGCGAACGGGACGTCTTCACCCGCCGGCTCTACACGCTGAAGGGGCAGCAGACCTTCGACGAGATCAAGCGCAAATACGATCGCGAGCCGGAGTTCCGCACCGCCGTCGACCGGTATATCGCCGATTTCGAGAAGCTGCTCGCCGATGTGGCGCGCAACGATCCGGATAAGCGCATCACGCAGACCTATCTGACGTCCGATACTGGCAAGGTCTACACCATGCTTGCCCACGCGGCAGGGCGCTTCAGCTGA
- a CDS encoding Hpt domain-containing protein, which yields MAALKIAFEVPDTPANSIPSSKNPIDLAHLYKQTMGDTALEIEVLKLFARQARQAMAEMAERDAEACSQEAHRLKGAALAVGAVAVAEAAAAIEKCPADAALQSALGAAVLEAELFVLKLCR from the coding sequence ATGGCGGCACTCAAGATAGCCTTCGAGGTACCGGACACCCCCGCAAATTCCATTCCCTCCAGCAAGAATCCCATCGACCTTGCGCATCTCTACAAGCAGACGATGGGGGACACGGCGCTCGAGATCGAGGTTTTGAAGCTCTTCGCCCGTCAGGCACGCCAGGCGATGGCCGAGATGGCGGAGCGTGACGCAGAGGCCTGCAGCCAGGAGGCCCACCGTCTGAAGGGGGCGGCTCTCGCGGTCGGTGCGGTCGCAGTCGCCGAGGCTGCAGCCGCCATCGAGAAATGTCCAGCCGACGCTGCACTGCAGAGCGCTCTCGGCGCTGCCGTTCTCGAGGCAGAGCTCTTCGTTTTGAAACTCTGCCGTTGA
- a CDS encoding 2Fe-2S iron-sulfur cluster-binding protein: protein MTKLTIVAFDGARHELDVENGSTVMENAVRNSVPGIEAECGGACACATCHVYVDDAWAAQVGTPEAMEEDMLDFAYDVRPTSRLSCQIKMSEALDGLVVHVPERQA, encoded by the coding sequence ATGACAAAACTTACGATCGTAGCCTTTGACGGCGCGCGCCACGAACTCGATGTCGAGAACGGCTCCACGGTCATGGAGAATGCGGTTCGCAATTCGGTCCCCGGGATCGAAGCGGAATGCGGCGGGGCCTGCGCCTGCGCGACCTGTCATGTCTATGTCGACGACGCCTGGGCGGCCCAGGTCGGCACGCCCGAAGCGATGGAAGAGGATATGCTGGACTTCGCCTACGACGTGCGTCCGACCTCGCGTCTCTCCTGTCAGATCAAGATGAGCGAAGCTCTGGATGGGCTCGTCGTTCATGTTCCCGAGCGCCAGGCCTGA
- a CDS encoding DUF922 domain-containing Zn-dependent protease, which produces MSRLHIPLRAALVALLVGVPFGNASGETLISKRISYFSIGGRTAAELDKALSASGPMMKSTGTRHPGATRIKFGGTVTYVSRDDRCAVGSAKVTLNTRIILPRWKYRRQAGRDLALVWDTLASDIKRHEERHAEIARIHARQMEKALLSLKAEDSCERMQARVAEVSAEEVERHDKDQARFDRTEAANFDRRMIRLLQYRLESLKKNAKTR; this is translated from the coding sequence ATGTCCCGACTACATATCCCGCTGCGTGCAGCCCTGGTCGCATTGCTCGTCGGCGTCCCGTTTGGCAATGCCTCGGGCGAAACACTGATCAGCAAGAGAATCTCCTACTTCTCGATCGGCGGGCGCACGGCCGCAGAACTCGACAAGGCGCTTTCGGCGTCCGGCCCCATGATGAAGAGCACCGGAACGCGGCATCCGGGCGCCACCCGGATCAAGTTCGGCGGCACGGTCACCTATGTCAGTCGCGACGACCGCTGCGCGGTGGGCTCGGCCAAGGTCACGCTCAACACGCGCATCATTCTGCCGCGCTGGAAGTATCGTCGACAGGCGGGTCGCGATCTGGCCTTGGTCTGGGACACGCTGGCGAGCGACATCAAGCGCCACGAGGAACGCCATGCAGAGATCGCGCGCATTCACGCGCGCCAGATGGAAAAGGCGCTGCTTTCATTGAAAGCCGAGGACAGTTGCGAGCGCATGCAGGCCCGGGTAGCGGAAGTGAGCGCCGAGGAAGTCGAGCGGCACGACAAGGACCAGGCGCGCTTCGACCGCACCGAGGCGGCGAATTTCGACCGACGGATGATCCGGTTGCTGCAATACCGCCTCGAAAGCCTGAAGAAGAACGCCAAGACCCGCTGA
- the folP gene encoding dihydropteroate synthase produces MTYDPFQPSRWHLAHGRDLELGPRGVLMAIINVTPDSFSDGGRFADPDAAVRAALRALEAGAEILDIGGESTRPDAKPVSADEEQARILPVIAAIARQSQVVISVDTYRAETARLAVDAGAHIVNDVYGLQREPAIATVAAETGAGLCIMHTGRDREKLSDVIEDQFHFLERSLQIAADAGVAREGIVLDPGFGFAKDTNENLELMARFRALHEFRRPLLVGTSRKRFVGAVTGREAGGRDVGTAATTALLRTAGAAIFRVHDVAINRDALAVADAMLAAKNS; encoded by the coding sequence ATGACATACGATCCATTTCAGCCTTCTCGCTGGCATTTGGCGCATGGACGCGATCTCGAACTGGGCCCGCGTGGCGTTTTGATGGCGATCATCAATGTTACACCGGATTCATTTTCCGATGGTGGGCGATTCGCTGATCCTGACGCTGCTGTCAGAGCCGCGCTGCGCGCACTGGAGGCGGGCGCGGAAATCCTGGATATTGGCGGCGAATCCACGCGCCCGGACGCCAAACCGGTCAGCGCCGACGAGGAACAGGCCCGCATCCTGCCCGTTATCGCGGCGATCGCGCGGCAGTCCCAGGTCGTCATTTCGGTCGATACTTACCGCGCGGAAACCGCCCGTTTGGCGGTTGACGCCGGCGCCCACATCGTCAACGACGTGTACGGGCTCCAGCGCGAGCCGGCGATCGCGACCGTGGCGGCCGAAACGGGCGCCGGGCTCTGCATCATGCATACCGGGCGCGACCGGGAGAAACTGAGCGATGTGATCGAGGATCAGTTCCATTTCCTGGAACGTTCCCTGCAGATCGCCGCCGACGCCGGCGTAGCGCGGGAAGGGATCGTGCTCGATCCGGGCTTCGGGTTCGCGAAGGACACGAACGAGAACCTAGAGCTGATGGCACGCTTCCGGGCGTTGCATGAGTTTCGACGGCCGCTTCTCGTCGGAACGTCGCGCAAGCGCTTCGTCGGCGCGGTGACCGGCCGGGAGGCGGGAGGCCGCGACGTCGGTACCGCCGCGACGACGGCGCTCCTCAGAACTGCCGGCGCTGCTATTTTTCGGGTACATGATGTCGCAATCAACAGGGATGCGTTAGCGGTGGCCGATGCTATGCTGGCCGCAAAGAACAGCTGA
- the folB gene encoding dihydroneopterin aldolase — MTATYTITLKNCAFFARHGVLDEEEFLGQRFFVDAELVVDQGTALAEDCIDDTVHYGIAFAEIERIVTGRRRYLIEALALEVAKTLCARFRQIRKAKVSIRKPNAPVPGILDYVEVTVEHVAE, encoded by the coding sequence ATGACTGCGACCTACACGATCACACTGAAGAACTGCGCGTTCTTTGCCCGCCATGGCGTGCTCGACGAAGAGGAGTTCCTCGGGCAGCGTTTCTTCGTCGATGCGGAACTCGTGGTCGATCAGGGGACGGCGCTTGCCGAGGACTGCATCGACGACACCGTGCATTACGGCATCGCCTTCGCCGAGATCGAGAGGATCGTCACTGGACGCCGGCGTTACCTGATCGAAGCGCTGGCGCTTGAGGTCGCCAAGACGCTTTGCGCCCGTTTTCGCCAGATTCGCAAAGCGAAAGTCTCCATCCGCAAGCCGAACGCGCCGGTTCCGGGCATCCTGGACTACGTGGAAGTCACGGTCGAGCATGTCGCCGAATAG
- the folK gene encoding 2-amino-4-hydroxy-6-hydroxymethyldihydropteridine diphosphokinase: MSPNRSWRHAILGLGGNLGDPRRSMAEALRALDARSDCRVVAVSRLYRTPPWGKTDQDWFFNACAEVETTLDPEALLAACLDIERAMKRVRMERWGPRTIDIDLLTFGDLNRASATLTLPHPRMTERGFVLKPLADFAADLAVEGRTVIEWLGRADVTGIEVADESVEWWRAEE, translated from the coding sequence ATGTCGCCGAATAGGAGCTGGCGGCACGCGATACTCGGTCTCGGCGGCAATCTCGGCGATCCGCGCCGGTCGATGGCAGAAGCCCTGCGGGCGCTCGACGCGCGGTCCGATTGCCGGGTCGTCGCGGTGTCGCGGCTCTACCGCACCCCGCCATGGGGCAAGACGGATCAGGATTGGTTCTTCAACGCCTGTGCGGAAGTCGAGACGACGCTGGATCCGGAGGCATTGCTTGCGGCCTGTCTCGATATCGAACGGGCCATGAAGCGCGTGAGAATGGAGCGCTGGGGTCCCCGAACCATCGACATCGATCTCCTGACCTTCGGTGACCTCAACAGGGCGAGCGCGACGCTCACGCTGCCTCATCCGCGCATGACCGAACGGGGCTTCGTGCTGAAGCCGCTCGCCGACTTTGCGGCAGACCTTGCCGTCGAAGGACGGACAGTCATTGAATGGCTGGGCCGGGCGGATGTGACGGGCATCGAAGTGGCCGACGAAAGCGTCGAATGGTGGCGCGCGGAGGAATAG
- a CDS encoding YcjF family protein, with protein sequence MSDDFNDRRRRPAAFSVEAEEAIEREMEQTPRRAPGSFSEKVVMTPDAEDPFIGTTAAVESLNLPEAMPRRRRLSFGKIAAGAFGILISLAVGLWIDRLVRDLFSRADWLGYGAVAVVAIGVIAFLIVVAREVFGMMQLTAVQTLKADLAAAAASGKTQAARAATARLVHLLAGNPRTAKGRARLAETEGDIIDAPHLIELTERELLAPLDREARRIILGAAKRVSIVTAVSPRALVDLGYVIYESARMIRAMAELYGGRPGTLGLLRLMRDVIAHLAVTGSIAVGDSLIQQILGHGLASKLSARLGEGVINGLMTARIGIAAMDLCRPMPFRALKRPSIGDFLGDLAPGTARSEGSAG encoded by the coding sequence ATGAGTGATGATTTCAACGACCGTCGACGCAGGCCGGCCGCCTTTTCCGTGGAAGCCGAGGAGGCCATCGAACGCGAGATGGAACAGACGCCGCGGCGCGCACCGGGGAGTTTTAGCGAAAAGGTCGTCATGACGCCCGATGCCGAGGACCCGTTCATCGGCACCACCGCGGCTGTCGAATCGCTCAACCTGCCGGAAGCAATGCCGCGTCGGCGCCGGCTCTCCTTCGGCAAGATCGCCGCGGGGGCGTTCGGCATCCTCATTTCCCTTGCGGTCGGGCTTTGGATCGACCGGCTCGTGCGCGATCTCTTTTCGCGCGCCGACTGGCTTGGCTATGGAGCTGTCGCAGTCGTGGCGATCGGCGTCATCGCTTTCCTGATCGTGGTCGCGCGCGAAGTCTTCGGCATGATGCAGCTGACCGCCGTCCAGACGCTGAAGGCCGATCTCGCCGCGGCCGCCGCATCCGGAAAGACGCAAGCCGCGCGCGCTGCGACCGCCAGGCTCGTTCACCTGCTCGCCGGCAATCCCCGGACGGCCAAGGGCCGTGCCCGTTTGGCGGAGACCGAGGGCGACATCATCGATGCACCCCATCTCATCGAACTGACGGAACGTGAATTGCTGGCGCCTCTCGACCGCGAGGCGCGGCGGATCATTCTTGGCGCCGCGAAGCGGGTGTCGATCGTGACTGCCGTCAGTCCCCGCGCTCTCGTGGACCTCGGCTACGTGATCTACGAATCCGCGCGGATGATCCGTGCCATGGCCGAACTCTATGGCGGCCGCCCGGGCACGCTCGGCCTGCTGCGCCTGATGCGCGATGTCATCGCACATCTCGCCGTCACGGGCTCGATCGCCGTCGGCGACAGCCTGATCCAGCAGATCCTCGGCCACGGCCTGGCATCCAAGCTGTCCGCGCGCCTCGGCGAGGGCGTGATCAACGGGCTGATGACGGCGCGCATCGGGATCGCGGCGATGGATCTCTGCAGGCCGATGCCGTTTCGCGCGCTGAAGCGCCCCAGCATCGGCGACTTTCTGGGCGACCTGGCGCCGGGCACCGCACGGTCCGAGGGCTCAGCCGGCTGA